A single window of Pseudomonadota bacterium DNA harbors:
- a CDS encoding O-antigen ligase family protein, translating into MAYLFGLLKTFTTDPRWGFYTYIGAFYLHPPMRWWGAGLPDLRWSLTAAVATLIALPSASSLKNQTPWFSHTVTKLAVFYVVWMWIQLPWASARHFDGLILFTKYIVLLYLMYRLIRDEQGLVGFAYAHVAGCLYFGLLAYQAAGHGRLEGVGGPGVSDSNTLGMHMSTGLLFAGSLILTQKGWRRWLVVLAVPLIANGVVQTESRGAFLGAVCGGFVYLMFSPKIHRKTIMALAALSLVALVAYTPLEYWQRIGTISEAARDEERADKSARSRLVIIQAQWQMFLDHPFGLGFDTTTELSPVYLDTTWLTAQGGRASHNTLMTIVTDQGIPGIFLAFFGVLAVLRLGLRAKRVAQTGTNIVLSSMLAAICGSLTVAFVAGLFANYMKAEIQLWCIGLLVAGLQIGQSLQRTESKHGHAAREVSHHT; encoded by the coding sequence TTGGCCTACCTGTTTGGCCTGCTGAAGACTTTCACCACCGACCCACGCTGGGGCTTCTATACCTACATCGGCGCCTTCTATCTTCACCCTCCGATGCGCTGGTGGGGTGCGGGCCTGCCCGATCTGCGCTGGTCGCTGACCGCGGCAGTGGCGACGCTGATTGCGCTGCCAAGTGCGAGTTCATTGAAGAACCAGACACCCTGGTTCTCCCACACCGTGACCAAGCTCGCGGTCTTCTATGTCGTCTGGATGTGGATCCAGTTGCCGTGGGCCAGCGCCCGCCATTTCGACGGACTAATCCTTTTCACCAAGTACATCGTGCTCCTGTACCTCATGTACCGCCTGATTCGCGACGAGCAGGGATTGGTCGGCTTCGCCTACGCTCATGTGGCAGGCTGCCTGTATTTCGGCTTGCTGGCCTACCAGGCCGCCGGCCACGGGCGCCTCGAGGGCGTCGGCGGGCCAGGCGTGAGCGACTCCAATACGCTGGGCATGCACATGTCGACCGGCCTGCTGTTCGCGGGTTCGCTGATCCTGACGCAAAAAGGTTGGCGGCGATGGCTGGTCGTGCTGGCCGTGCCGCTCATCGCCAATGGCGTGGTGCAGACCGAGAGCCGCGGCGCGTTCCTGGGGGCGGTGTGCGGTGGCTTTGTCTACCTGATGTTTTCACCGAAGATTCATCGCAAAACGATCATGGCGCTTGCCGCGCTCTCGCTGGTCGCGCTGGTGGCGTACACCCCCCTCGAGTACTGGCAGCGCATCGGCACCATATCCGAAGCCGCACGCGACGAAGAAAGAGCCGACAAGAGCGCGCGCTCGCGTCTGGTGATCATCCAGGCGCAATGGCAGATGTTCCTCGACCACCCTTTTGGTCTGGGCTTCGATACCACCACCGAACTGAGCCCCGTCTACCTCGATACCACGTGGCTGACCGCGCAAGGCGGGCGCGCATCCCACAACACGCTCATGACCATCGTCACTGATCAAGGTATTCCCGGCATCTTTCTGGCATTTTTCGGTGTGCTGGCGGTCTTGCGACTGGGACTGCGCGCCAAGCGCGTGGCGCAAACCGGGACCAATATCGTGCTTTCCTCCATGCTCGCCGCCATCTGCGGCTCGCTGACAGTGGCGTTCGTTGCAGGTCTGTTCGCCAACTACATGAAGGCCGAGATCCAGCTATGGTGCATTGGCCTGCTGGTCGCCGGTCTCCAAATCGGGCAAAGCCTGCAGCGTACCGAGTCGAAACATGGACACGCGGCCCGAGAGGTTTCGCACCACACATGA
- a CDS encoding methanol/ethanol family PQQ-dependent dehydrogenase: MRKASLKRWLIAAASLVAFTGTAQVLANEGLEKLMKDPNYWVYPGGNYWNWRYSELNQINNTNAQKLQAAWTFSTGVLRGHEGGPLVLPASATGLKNDTLYIHAAFPNNVFAIDLDTLEVLWEYVPVQDYDQTVPVMCCDTVNRGLGFGDGKILLQQADTTLVALNAKTGEKVWSVKNGDPKLGQTNTNAPHVMKDKVITGMSGAEFGVRCWINAYSLKDGKRVWRAYSMGPDADMLVDPAKTTALGQPIGPDSSLKTWKGDQWKIGGGSVWGWWPYDKERNALYYGTGNPSTWNPVVRPGDNKWSMSVWSRDVDTGMAHWVYQMTPHDEWDYDGINEMILVDMKVKGQDTKALVHFDRNGFGYTLDRTNGALLVAEKFDPAVNWATHVDMKTGRPEVVAKYSTHHNGEDVNSTNICPAALGSKDQQPAAYSPKTGLFYVPTNHVCMNYEPVSGGEYVAGQPYVNAVLSMFPAGRVSPGAEFGNNADNNNLGNFIAWDADKGKIVWSIPERFSVWSGALATAGDVVFYGTLEGYLKAIDSKTGKLLWKFKTPSGIIGNVNSWGHGGKQYVGVLSGVGGWAGIGMAAGLINATDGLGAVGAYKGLSSYTRLGGVLSVFSLP, from the coding sequence ATGAGGAAAGCATCGTTGAAACGATGGCTCATTGCGGCAGCCTCTCTGGTAGCGTTTACCGGCACCGCCCAGGTGTTGGCCAACGAAGGACTCGAGAAGCTGATGAAAGATCCGAACTACTGGGTCTATCCCGGTGGTAACTACTGGAACTGGCGCTATTCGGAGTTGAATCAAATCAACAACACGAATGCCCAGAAGCTCCAGGCGGCGTGGACGTTCTCCACCGGCGTGCTGCGCGGCCATGAGGGTGGTCCGCTGGTGCTGCCGGCTTCGGCCACGGGCCTGAAGAACGACACGCTTTACATCCACGCTGCGTTCCCGAACAACGTATTCGCGATCGACCTCGATACCCTTGAGGTCTTATGGGAATACGTGCCTGTTCAGGACTACGACCAAACCGTGCCGGTCATGTGCTGCGATACGGTCAACCGTGGTCTGGGTTTCGGCGACGGCAAGATCCTGCTGCAACAGGCCGACACCACGCTGGTCGCGCTGAACGCGAAGACCGGTGAGAAAGTGTGGTCGGTCAAGAACGGCGATCCCAAGCTGGGCCAGACCAACACCAACGCACCGCACGTCATGAAGGACAAGGTCATCACCGGTATGTCGGGCGCCGAATTCGGCGTGCGCTGCTGGATCAATGCCTACAGCCTGAAGGACGGCAAGCGCGTGTGGCGTGCCTACAGCATGGGTCCCGACGCGGATATGCTGGTCGATCCGGCCAAGACCACTGCTCTCGGTCAGCCGATTGGCCCCGATTCTTCGCTGAAGACCTGGAAGGGTGACCAGTGGAAGATCGGTGGCGGCTCGGTGTGGGGCTGGTGGCCGTACGACAAGGAGCGCAATGCGCTCTACTACGGTACGGGTAACCCCTCGACCTGGAACCCGGTCGTTCGTCCGGGCGACAACAAGTGGTCGATGTCGGTCTGGTCGCGTGACGTCGATACCGGTATGGCCCACTGGGTCTACCAGATGACGCCTCACGATGAGTGGGACTACGACGGCATCAATGAAATGATCCTGGTCGATATGAAGGTCAAGGGTCAGGACACCAAGGCCCTCGTGCACTTCGATCGTAACGGCTTCGGCTACACCCTGGACCGCACCAACGGCGCCTTGCTGGTTGCCGAGAAGTTCGATCCGGCGGTCAACTGGGCCACCCACGTCGACATGAAGACCGGCCGTCCGGAAGTGGTTGCGAAGTACAGCACCCATCACAACGGCGAAGACGTCAACAGCACCAACATCTGCCCGGCGGCTCTCGGTTCCAAGGACCAGCAGCCTGCCGCGTACAGCCCCAAGACTGGCCTGTTCTACGTGCCGACGAACCACGTCTGCATGAACTACGAGCCCGTCAGCGGTGGTGAGTATGTCGCTGGTCAGCCCTATGTCAACGCGGTCCTGAGCATGTTCCCGGCTGGCCGGGTCTCGCCCGGTGCCGAGTTCGGCAACAACGCCGACAACAACAACCTCGGCAACTTCATTGCCTGGGATGCGGACAAGGGCAAGATCGTATGGTCGATTCCGGAGCGTTTCTCGGTGTGGTCGGGCGCCCTGGCAACCGCCGGTGATGTCGTGTTCTACGGCACCCTCGAAGGTTACCTGAAGGCCATCGACTCCAAGACCGGCAAGCTGCTTTGGAAGTTCAAGACGCCGTCCGGCATCATCGGCAACGTCAACAGCTGGGGCCATGGCGGCAAGCAGTACGTCGGCGTGCTGTCGGGCGTCGGCGGCTGGGCCGGTATCGGCATGGCGGCAGGCCTCATCAACGCTACCGACGGTCTGGGCGCCGTGGGTGCGTACAAGGGCCTTTCCAGCTACACCCGCCTCGGCGGTGTGCTGAGCGTGTTCAGCCTGCCCTGA